The following are encoded in a window of Pseudophryne corroboree isolate aPseCor3 chromosome 3 unlocalized genomic scaffold, aPseCor3.hap2 SUPER_3_unloc_4, whole genome shotgun sequence genomic DNA:
- the LOC134984164 gene encoding uncharacterized protein LOC134984164, with amino-acid sequence MAVHNGCIVPNKRKPARPRTNERSHNSTFTDLKRKLSYSENDKPQRRRIALQTVSCVSNDVAVTSKHTAFNTADRDVAGNTKTVKVKRASRLSRSNVKQLSQSAVITIPDTQVCSETETRHIAGIGLLSNIDSRSNVKQMSQADVITITDTQDCSETETRHIAGNPVISDIDDINGQELITNCVESTTQDPQNSSDEVLSAVAGIPGDTTTVDCVTSIPNIFTTTALVHASADACVPARGLAPDIVDECQNSEQLGQDAEIQFYALLGKIREDVENMGVKAGYLLKHIKGVCHGSKCKQDIVKEVVETYMNVMSKYIDRSVKTTEFIKANIHHFAEINETDP; translated from the coding sequence atggctgtgcataacggctgtatcgtcccgaacaaacgaaagccagctcgaccaagaacgaatgagagaagtcataattcaacatttacagatctgaaaagaaaattgtcatattccgaaaatgataagccgcaacggagaaggatcgcgttacaaactgtatcatgcgtaagtaatgatgttgctgtaacatcaaaacacacagcgtttaacactgcagaccgggatgtcgctggtaatacaaagactgtaaaggttaagagggcatcgcgtctctcaagaagtaatgttaagcaattgtcgcaatccgctgtaatcacaattccagatacacaggtttgttctgaaacagaaacaaggcacatagcaggcattggtttgttatcaaatattgactcaagaagtaatgttaagcaaatgTCGCAAGCCGATGTCAttactattaccgatacacaggattgctctgaaacagaaacaagacacatagctggcaatcctgtgatatcagatattgatgacataaatgggcaagagcttattacaaactgtgtagagtcaacgacacaagatccgcagaatagttctgatgaagtattatcagccgttgcaggaatacctggtgatactacaacggttgattgtgtaacatcaattcccaatatttttacaacgacagccctggtacacgcatcggctgatgcttgtgtaccggcgcgagggctagcgcccgacatagttgatgaatgtcaaaattcagaacaattaggccaagacgctgaaatacaattttacgcgttgttgggtaagatacgggaagatgttgagaacatgggcgtaaaagccggatacttgttaaaacacattaaaggtgtgtgccacggtagtaaatgtaaacaagacattgttaaagaagttgttgagacgtatatgaatgtcatgtcaaaatacatagatcggtcggttaagacaactgaatttattaaagccaacatacatcattttgcagaaataaatgaaactgatccgtga